The Glandiceps talaboti chromosome 9, keGlaTala1.1, whole genome shotgun sequence genome window below encodes:
- the LOC144439736 gene encoding protein mono-ADP-ribosyltransferase PARP14-like: protein MDKRSFLLEGLPDSYEKEDLELYLESRTRINDVPELFFGETPGPVLVRYPKEIKDFDDIAKRIASRQFKGEKLVAKLVEVSNCVVVKHLSPNIELQTLEMYFESRRSGGGDVYEVNIDKERSMALVFFKDHKVVNSVLHNKHTLRNVSLEVLPYHQCIRQVFTQRELLEIPGPMTVPVDPDLFTYIRSEQPYLDDLSEEISHVHGELVIKDDNLNDKVEVKSTLTKNTPDVYGLVKEWTKDVQKTILDYFKQFSSEKMPVNEGIWQLVKSKMEDISTRNVKVGMDDDTSSIAIIGKVDDVSVVMVNVSDLVSDIEKEVDKQRKRLTEAVKLEHVKVKQLIMSKFSTEVGEKVPEVDVKIEEKNCTVTFHGQRNDITEAKCLMYEAMDKCTVLKFKPPLVLYEFMKTPHVSDELYKILKQVNINAAISFEEDEVP from the exons ATGGACAAGAGGAGTTTTCTACTGGAAGGTTTGCCTGATAGTTATGAGAAAGAGGATCTTGAGCTTTATTTAGAATCACGCACACGTATAAATGACGTACCCGAGCTCTTCTTTGGGGAAACACCTGGTCCAGTCCTCGTAAGATATCCAAAAGAAATAAAAG ATTTTGATGACATTGCCAAACGGATCGCAAGTCGACAATTTAAAGGAGAGAAACTTGTGGCAAAACTAGTGGAGGTGTCAAACTGCGTGGTGGTGAAACATCTCAGTCCAAACATAGAACTACAGACGTTGGAGATGTACTTTGAGAGTAGAAGAAGTGGGGGTGGTGACGTGTATGAAGTGAATATTGATAAGGAAAGAAGTATGGCATTGGTCTTCTTCAAAGATCACAAAG TCGTCAACTCCGTATTGCACAACAAACACACACTAAGGAATGTTTCACTTGAAGTCCTGCCCTACCATCAGTGTATTCGACAAGTTTTCACCCAAAGAGAACTGCTCGAAATTCCTGGTCCAATGACTGTACCAGTAGATCCTGATTTGTTTACGTACATCAGAAGTGAACAGCCATATTTAGATGACCTATCTGAAGAAATCAGCCATGTCCATGGTGAACTAGTTATCAAAGATGACAACTTGAATGATAAAGTAGAAGTTAAGTCtacattgacaaaaaatacaCCAGACGTATACGGACTTGTCAAAGAATGGACCAAGGATGTTCAGAAAACAATCTTAGATTACTTCAAACAATTCTCCAGTGAGAAGATGCCGGTAAATGAGGGAATATGGCAATTGGTCAAAAGTAAGATGGAAGACATAAGTACCAGGAACGTGAAGGTCGGGATGGATGACGACACCAGCTCCATCGCGATTATTGGTAAAGTTGATGATGTAAGTGTTGTGATGGTCAATGTTAGTGACCTTGTCTCTGATATAGAGAAAGAAGTCGACAAACAGAGAAAACGGTTGACAGAAGCTGTAAAACTTGAACATGTGAAAGTAAAACAACTCATCATGAGCAAGTTCAGTACGGAAGTAGGAGAAAAGGTTCCCGAAGTCGATGTTAAAATAGAAGAGAAAAACTGCACAGTCACTTTTCACGGTCAACGCAATGACATCACTGAAGCGAAATGTTTGATGTACGAAGCGATGGACAAGTGCACTGTATTGAAGTTCAAACCGCCACTGGTCTTATATGAGTTCATGAAGACTCCACACGTTTCTGATGAACTTTACAAAATCTTGAAACAAGTGAACATAAATGCTGCAATTTCTTTTGAAGAAGACGAAGTG CCGTAG
- the LOC144439737 gene encoding protein mono-ADP-ribosyltransferase PARP14-like, translated as MSGQSFLVYGIPIDLENKTVEENLIALLLKQEVFQNNHLVDVHEASIPRENERVFFVKFASLIDGFPGKLCLYLKVGQLRAVPVMINQCPTEFVETLSQQTKHAKNTGQTELTVPTHTSPTAQSNCLCGADVNCFIIGSAVVFTENPVQPAEYEEFKNRIQTQTTGRCGDAPTAHYEPHKMVLPTSQMPQQTPVLPSRPLQGHQHHDQWQQLKEEQQRKDWQQQLQQNPGYYTGSDSGKRGVEQPMMPQNRDETTYQSPPQYGPYGDITAQYQRQHPPQQQFKKYGQYPRMQCPGNLNPQYQQQDLWHRQQPPVSMPPIQNYGPQYGYSMPTGTSSDSQAGIPPLQFQNRDYGASQKTSNTPFNANAPHLVQMQNPQEIASPSVENGAMTNTSKANVGSIKARKTESTAAETRHLKATTKTDDSGQDETDAEGKSSSTIEVTGFSSTMDEETLLLYFENRKRSGGGDITNSYMKAGNKLVITYDDPEVAERVENREHTLSDSILRVRKAIVLPLDKRSFILEGLPEATTKEDLELYVENRTEIETDPKFYFGESCGLVLIRYNEDIQDFDTIATRIAKRTYKGASLTAKQVMVTNAILVRGFPRDISDDILQLYFESPKNGGGDVSEVKIDSNKNTALVYFKNYKVVDSVLGRQHKIQKSSLDVQPYHECIGYVLSEDAPPPPMPETLSRTVKPNIASFITTHPTILEDLQKRLSHVHAKVTFQDDDEPFGGVLIQHTISAGTPKAHDIAKSWTKNVQEVLVEFLKQFDTECIEVPEGIWLMVTSQLVDIRVGDVNPIMDEESSTITFTGKVEHVRLLKQKIESVVKDVEAEIDKQRHTVTVAHNLDALKVRQLMMCKFSRRVAKDFPDIVLQMDAKSSEITFTGQRSEATAAKLLMFETLDNLKKIKHATSPFLSRFLTSQQVSNEIYRSYKQEHIEATYYLEGDTITVSGINDEDTRKALDILTSSTSDETIHISHASKAALDHRGWDILLRNLQEENIASIDVSRSPAAVAVRVITFQSHMKAIKDQLQNFIKLHTISDEALETQNGRFRFISEFKNESLQALKKGRLQAVNIDVTKTGMSCQVVLMGTEDDVQDAMKKLRTLLGSVISMYHRIDEPGMAKLFVVERGNRYLESVGREFKCIIEVDDGSTDVVDDKRMETTKYSDTRQGDTYDSIGASSVHGYHPQPSSPSVFRTSEGMHIRLVKGDISSQKADVIVNTIHSSCDLTTGVISQAILKAAGQHIQAEINIKKAHDVNEGDLIVTGGGTQGCKQIYHICVLGTHWDGGATAEPVSTLWIIGEERPSGYEN; from the exons ATGTCTGGACAATCATTCTTAGTGTATGGCATACCCATTGaccttgaaaacaaaacagtgGAAGAAAATCTGATTGCTCTGTTATTGAAGCAGGAAGTGTTTCAAAACAATCACCTTGTCGACGTTCACGAAGCCTCGATTCCACGTGAAAACGAAAGagttttctttgtgaaatttGCATCATTAATTG ATGGTTTCCCGGGCAAACTCTGTCTTTATCTCAAGGTTGGACAACTGAGAGCCGTTCCAGTTATGATAAACCAATGTCCCACAGAGTTTGTGGAAACCTTGTCTCAGCAGACAAAACACGCGAAAAACACAGGGCAAACCGAGTTGACCGTTCCTACTCACACCAGTCCAACGGCACAG agCAATTGtttatgtggggcagatgtcaatTGCTTTataattggctctgcagttgtcttcactgaa AATCCCGTACAGCCTGCAGAGTATGAAGAATTCAAGAATCGGATTCAGACTCAGACAACTGGACGCTGTGGTGATGCTCCCACTGCCCATTATGAGCCACATAAAATGGTTTTGCCGACGTCACAAATGCCACAACAGACGCCAGTTTTACCATCAAGACCATTACAAGGTCATCAACACCATGATCAATGGCAACAACTGAAAGAAGAACAGCAGAGAAAAGATTGGCAGCAACAGTTGCAACAAAACCCAGGCTATTATACAGGCAGTGATTCTGGAAAGAGGGGCGTTGAACAACCAATGATGCCACAAAATAGAGATGAAACAACCTACCAGTCACCACCACAGTATGGTCCCTATGGCGATATAACAGCCCAATACCAACGCCAGCATCCACCACAACAACAGTTTAAGA AATATGGTCAGTATCCAAGAATGCAGTGTCCTGGCAATCTAAACCCGCAATATCAACAACAAGACTTGTGGCATCGTCAACAACCACCAGTATCCATGCCACCCATTCAAAACTATGGACCACAGTATGGATATAGTATGCCAACCGGGACCTCGTCTGACTCCCAAGCAGGAATTCCACCACTGCAATTCCAAAATCGCGATTATGGTGCCAGTCAGAAAACATCAAATACACCTTTTAATGCGAACGCACCACACCTGGTACAAATGCAAAATCCGCAAGAAATAGCATCCCCATCAGTGGAGAACGGGGCAATGACAAACACTTCAAAGGCAAACGTTGGATCCATTAAGGCAAGGAAAACTGAATCGACAGCTGCAGAAACTCGTCATCTCAAAGCAACAACCAAGACAGACGATTCTGGCCAAGACGAAACAG ACGCTGAAGGGAAATCTTCAAGTACAATAGAGGTAACAGGATTTAGCAGTACGATGGATGAAGAGACGCTGTTATTATACTTTGAGAATAGAAAACGATCTGGTGGGGGAGATATAACTAACTCTTACATGAAAGCTGGAAACAAACTTGTTATCACTTACGATGACCCTGAAG TTGCTGAGAGAGTAGAAAACAGAGAACACACCTTAAGTGACAGCATCCTCAGGGTACGCAAGGCAATAGTTCTGCCACTTGACAAAAGAAGTTTCATCTTGGAAGGATTGCCAGAAGCCACAACAAAGGAGGATCTCGAGTTGTACGTTGAGAACCGAACTGAGATTGAAACAGATCCGAAGTTCTACTTTGGTGAAAGCTGTGGTCTTGTGTTGATTAGGTATAATGAAGATATACAAG attttgatactATTGCTACGCGGATTGCTAAGAGAACGTATAAAGGAGCTTCTTTGACAGCCAAACAAGTTATGGTGACCAACGCCATTTTGGTTAGAGGTTTTCCTCGAGACATCTCTGATGATATACTGCAATTATACTTCGAAAGTCCAAAGAATGGTGGGGGTGACGTCAGTGAAGTTAAGATCGACAGCAACAAGAATACAGCCCTCGTGTACTTCAAGAATTACAAAG TTGTAGATTCTGTATTGGGTAGACAACACAAAATACAGAAATCCTCACTAGATGTCCAACCATACCACGAATGTATTGGTTATGTGCTGAGTGAAGATGCACCACCACCCCCTATGCCAGAGACCTTGTCTAGGACGGTTAAACCTAACATAGCCAGCTTTATCACAACTCATCCCACAATCCTAGAAGACCTTCAGAAACGACTATCGCATGTCCACGCCAAGGTGACATTTCAGGATGATGATGAACCGTTTGGTGGAGTATTGATACAACATACAATATCGGCTGGTACACCCAAAGCGCATGATATCGCCAAGAGTTGGACTAAGAATGTGCAGGAAGTACTTGTTGAGTTCCTGAAACAATTTGACACCGAGTGCATAGAAGTACCAGAGGGTATATGGTTAATGGTAACAAGCCAATTGGTAGACATACGTGTTGGTGACGTGAACCCAATCATGGATGAGGAATCTTCTACCATAACTTTTACTGGAAAGGTAGAACACGTACGTTTACTAAAACAGAAGATCGAGTCTGTAGTGAAAGATGTTGAAGCCGAGATTGACAAACAACGTCACACTGTCACAGTAGCTCATAACCTCGATGCCTTGAAAGTGAGGCAGCTCATGATGTGCAAGTTTTCACGGAGGGTTGCAAAAGACTTCCCAGATATCGTTCTTCAAATGGATGCCAAATCGAGCGAAATCACATTTACTGGTCAGAGAAGTGAAGCAACGGCTGCAAAACTTCTcatgtttgaaacattagaTAATCTTAAAAAGATTAAACATGCAACATCGCCATTTCTTTCAAGATTTTTAACGTCCCAGCAggtttcaaatgaaatataccGCTCGTACAAACAAGAGCACATTGAAGCAACGTACTACCTTGAAGGAGATACTATTACCGTTTCGGGAATAAATGATGAGGACACTCGGAAAGCCCTAGATATTCTGACGTCAAGCACTTCTGATGAAACTATCCACATAAGCCATGCATCGAAGGCAGCGTTAGATCACCGCGGATGGGATATATTGCTAAGAAATCTCCAGGAAGAAAACATTGCCAGTATAGACGTTTCAAGATCAcctgctgctgttgctgttaGGGTTATCACTTTTCAGTCACATATGAAGGCAATCAAAGACCAATTGCAGAATTTCATCAAGCTACATACAATTTCTGATGAGGCACTTGAAACTCAAAATGGAAGGTTTAGGTTCATTTCCGAGTTCAAGAACGAAAGTCTACAGGCTCTGAAGAAGGGAAGACTACAAGCTGTCAATATAGATGTGACGAAGACAGGAATGTCGTGCCAAGTAGTCTTAATGGGTACAGAAGACGACGTGCAAGATGCCATGAAAAAGCTCCGCACATTACTAGGAAGTGTAATTTCCATGTACCATCGAATAGACGAACCTGGGATGGCAAAACTGTTTGTTGTCGAGAGGGGAAATAGATACCTTGAATCGGTTGGAAGGGAATTCAAGTGCATCATAGAAGTCGACGATGGCTCAACTGATGTTGTTGATGACAAGCGGATGGAGACTACGAAATATAGCGACACTAGACAAG GAGACACATATGACTCTATTGGTGCCTCTTCAGTACATGGATATCACCCACAACCTTCATCGCCTTCAGTTTTCAGGACATCTGAAGGTATGCATATAAGATTGGTGAAGGGCGACATCTCTTCCCAAAAG GCTGACGTAATTGTTAATACCATTCACTCATCATGTGATCTGACTACTGGAGTGATATCTCAGGCCATTCTCAAAGCTGCCGGGCAACATATTCAGGCTGAGATCAATATAAAAAAGGCTCACGATGTCAATGAAGGCGACTTGATAGTAACTGGAGGAGGGACACAGGGCTGCAAGCAAATCTACCATATTTGTGTTTTAGGCACACACTGGGATGGAGGAGCGACAGCTGAACCAGTAAGTACACTTTGGATCATAGGGGAAGAGCGACCTTCCggttatgaaaattaa
- the LOC144439735 gene encoding protein mono-ADP-ribosyltransferase PARP14-like, producing MTKDAVMSVRITSFKRALPIIKGQLEDYIKRHTVIKESVTMERGKIKYITEFKVDLLQEFQVGELQPIQLTIRKVGNNGEILLEGTEEDIKNVLPTLKGLRDDICIRKYIIDKPGMPRLFTQVKGESHLKYVEREFKCIIEVNDPSEASNTEETDVKLPPFQTQTIEPDDDLDDSEEDNDTDKEYEDEFEISEPATSDKGSPLSSSSSSCTEFVTPEGLFIKLTKGSIAAQVVDVIVNTIQTSCDLNVGVISQAVLKVAGKRLQDSINKTKAGKVNEGDLIVTDGGSLACKSVYHICVLGTPWDGGATAEPFLRGVVTKCLEMAHLYSHSSIAIPAIGTGGLGFPKDITARIMYETVSQFSADNPTTSLTEIRIVVYDRDIPTCRAFEDEMKALHSSALISYGPHDMSFDDTLGSTSTSSQTPPSFQTPEGMLVKVEKGDIAAQKVDVIVNTTTTDCDLTNGVVSNAIYRAAGKSLQVEIYQKKLPTVNEGDVIVTGGGNLRCTYVFHLCILGSSWDGGAKVKPLLRKVIQTCLSKASKSGMTSIAIPALGTGGLNYPRDVVAKIMYEEAITFSSKNPRSSLNEMRVVVYDKDQITCSAFEYEMMKFKRTLAGIPVLPTVGPVSTFTSGDTHITREGMTIKLVKGNIVKEMTDVIVNTIHTSCDLTTGVISQAILKTGGKQLQQEIKRNKLANVNEGDMVQTRGGHLKCSRIYHVCVLGTHWDGGAKCKPLLQGVIKKCLDAADKAKMTSISFPAMGTGGLKYPTNITAQIMYDEIEKFSYRKPNSTVSEIHIVVYDQNLQACQAFEDELQKLSGHSRSAARHRGIRSSPHRTLPGILTTRTPFLPTPLAQSSLTLPAASSRPPPPIPGRTHITRSGPSKGKKRSDGKTKPSIYTDLQDDKGQIMIGSICLQVRQGDITDETTDAIVNSSNEGLELDKGGAVQAAILNAGGLSILSECHHVEN from the exons ATGACAAAAGATGCTGTCATGTCAGTCAGAATAACAAGTTTTAAACGCGCCTTACCTATTATCAAAGGGCAATTAGAAGATTATATAAAAAGGCACACTGTCATTAAGGAATCTGTTACCATGGAGAGAGGAAAGATTAAGTACATAACAGAGTTCAAGGTTGACTTGCTACAAGAGTTCCAAGTGGGGGAATTGCAGCCAATTCAATTAACAATTCGGAAAGTAGGAAACAATGGTGAAATTTTACTAGAGGGTACGGAGGAAGACATCAAAAATGTTTTACCGACACTAAAAGGGTTGAGAGATGATATTTGTATCCGAAAATATATCATCGACAAACCGGGAATGCCTAGGTTGTTTACTCAGGTAAAGGGCGAGTCGCATCTGAAGTATGTGGAGAGGGAATTTAAATGTATAATCGAAGTAAACGATCCATCCGAAGCATCAAATACGGAAGAGACTGATGTTAAATTGCCTCCCTTCCAGACTCAGACAATAGAACCTGATG ATGACTTAGATGACTCTGAGGAAGATAATGACACAGATAAAGAATATGAGGACGAATTCGAGATCAGTGAGCCAGCCACTTCTGACAAAGGATCTCCTTTATcgtcatcttcttcttcttgtacAGAATTTGTAACACCCGAAGGGCTTTTTATAAAGTTAACGAAAGGGAGCATAGCTGCACAAGTT GTCGATGTGATAGTGAATACGATCCAAACGTCATGTGATCTTAATGTTGGCGTGATATCACAGGCTGTTTTGAAAGTTGCCGGTAAACGACTCCAGGACAGTATCAACAAAACAAAGGCGGGAAAAGTGAACGAGGGTGATCTAATTGTCACCGATGGTGGCAGTCTAGCCTGTAAAAGCGTTTACCATATTTGTGTTCTAGGTACTCCTTGGGATGGTGGTGCGACAGCAGAACCG TTTCTCCGAGGAGTTGTTACAAAGTGTCTGGAAATGGCGCATCTCTACAGTCATTCCTCAATAGCCATTCCTGCAATTGGCACTGGTGGTCTTGGGTTTCCTAAAGATATAACAGCCAGGATTATGTATGAAACAGTTTCTCAATTTAGTGCTGATAATCCTACAACATCTCTAACTGAGATAAGAATTGTGGTGTATGACCGTGATATCCCAACGTGCAGG GCATTTGAAGACGAGATGAAAGCATTACATAGTTCAGCGTTGATATCATACGGACCTCACGACATGTCCTTTGATGACACACTCG GATCGACAAGTACATCTTCACAGACACCACCATCATTTCAAACCCCTGAAGGAATGTTAGTCAAAGTGGAAAAGGGAGACATAGCCGCACAGAAG GTTGACGTAATCGTTAACACGACTACAACTGATTGTGATTTAACCAATGGTGTGGTATCGAATGCCATATATCGCGCTGCTGGTAAATCTCTCCAAGTAGAAATCTATCAAAAGAAACTGCCGACCGTAAACGAGGGTGATGTAATAGTTACTGGTGGAGGAAACTTACgttgtacatatgtatttcaCCTGTGTATTCTTGGTTCATCCTGGGACGGAGGTGCCAAGGTCAAACCG CTTCTGCGCAAGGTCATTCAAACGTGCCTGAGTAAAGCAAGCAAGTCTGGCATGACGTCCATTGCAATACCTGCCCTTGGTACTGGTGGACTGAACTATCCAAGAGATGTCGTAGCCAAGATTATGTATGAGGAAGCAATTACATTCAGCAGTAAGAACCCAAGAAGTTCTCTGAATGAGATGAGAGTCGTTGTTTACGATAAGGATCAAATTACTTGTAGT GCGTTTGAATACGAGATGATGAAGTTTAAAAGAACATTGGCAGGGATACCAG TATTGCCAACGGTTGGCCCTGTGTCAACCTTTACTTCTGGAGATACACACATTACAAGGGAAGGAATGACTATAAAGCTAGTGAAAGGAAACATTGTGAAAGAAATG ACGGATGTAATTGTCAACACGATTCATACATCATGCGACTTGACCACCGGTGTAATATCACAGGCTATTTTAAAAACTGGAGGAAAACAGCTGCAGCAGGAAATCAAACGAAATAAGCTAGCTAATGTTAATGAGGGTGACATGGTACAAACTCGAGGCGGTCATTTGAAATGTAGCAGAATATACCACGTGTGCGTCTTGGGGACACACTGGGATGGTGGTGCCAAATGTAAGCCG CTTCTACAAGGTGTAATAAAGAAGTGTTTAGATGCAGCTGACAAAGCCAAGATGACGTCGATATCATTTCCTGCCATGGGAACTGGTGGTCTGAAGTATCCAACCAACATTACAGCCCAGATTATGTATGATGAAATAGAGAAGTTTAGCTATAGAAAGCCTAATAGTACCGTCTCTGAGATTCACATTGTAGTCTATGATCAAAACCTGCAAGCTTGCCAG GCATTTGAAGATGAGCTGCAAAAGTTGTCTGGTCACTCTAGATCTGCTGCAAGACATCGTGGCATAAGATCATCTCCGCATCGAACTCTCCCTGGTATCTTGACAACCAGAACTCCATTTCTACCAACGCCATTAGCACAGTCATCTTTAACATTACCGGCGGCAAGTAGTAGACCTCCTCCACCAATTCCCGGGAGAACTCACATTACTCGGAGTGGCCCCAGTAAAGGAAAGAAGCGGAGTGATG